One stretch of Pirellulales bacterium DNA includes these proteins:
- a CDS encoding DUF1553 domain-containing protein translates to MLRSINVFAMSVLLACLCGSIALAAPPKPRLSKEGVDFFEKRIRPLLVHNCYECHSGDAAKAKGHLLLDSAEGIHKGGDSGAVIMPGHADDSLLVEAIRYEGLQMPPKGQLDEDAIQNIVEWINMGAPDPRVGKAGKPRNKIDLAEAKKYWAFKPAKLSPPPEVSDSRWPHTNIDRFVRAAQERENLTPVRDADRLTLIRRVTFDLTGLPPTPAEVDAFLKDESASAFATVVDRLLASPHFGERWARHWLDVVHYAESSGKDRNIPYRYAWRYRDYVIDALNCDKPYDRFITEQIAGDLLPSRGAEQKNEHLVATGLLAIGPKGVNTRNEEQFAMDVIDDQIDVVGRAMLGMTIACARCHDHKFDPIPTADYYALAGIFRSTQTQAGTEAGKKAALDARLISLSDTSNSLKPTSDELKAETKRQQEIAKLEAEIEQIRKTARQAAKAGMPKAKGKKGGAPKAQPRSMQVNAQAVRDKVKELRDEIEKLEGQKTPTRNLAMGVVESSTPTNCQVLVRGEIKDKGTEVPRGVLTVLKTSSANHINPRRSGRLELAQWISSKSNPLTARVMANRVWSHLFGQGLVESVDNFGALGSEPSNPALLDNLAFQFMNDNWSVKKLIRSIVLSHTYQLSSDHNEANYDHDPSNVNLWRVDRRRLDAEEIRDAMLYASGQLDLARPTGSYVMDLDNGPVRGKELQGLHKATNVRSVYLPIVRGNVPDFLQVFDAADPSLIVGKRDVTTVPTQALFLMNNPFVLKQSEEMAKRILKDKDHDQATRIELAYRLALSRLATQEEHDAVAKYLNNYRAKLESSGHKGNAQLAAWTSLCQTLFESGEFRYVY, encoded by the coding sequence ATGCTGCGATCGATAAACGTCTTCGCAATGTCGGTCCTGCTGGCATGCCTTTGCGGATCTATCGCGCTGGCGGCGCCGCCGAAACCGCGTCTCTCGAAAGAAGGCGTCGACTTCTTCGAGAAGCGCATCCGCCCGCTGCTGGTGCATAACTGCTATGAGTGTCATTCCGGCGACGCGGCCAAGGCCAAGGGGCATCTGCTGCTCGACTCGGCCGAAGGCATCCACAAGGGGGGCGACTCGGGCGCGGTTATCATGCCAGGCCACGCCGACGACAGTTTGCTGGTGGAAGCGATCCGCTACGAAGGGTTGCAGATGCCGCCGAAGGGGCAGCTCGACGAAGACGCCATTCAGAATATCGTCGAATGGATCAACATGGGTGCACCCGATCCGCGAGTCGGTAAGGCCGGTAAGCCGCGCAACAAGATCGATCTGGCCGAGGCCAAAAAATATTGGGCGTTCAAGCCCGCGAAGCTGTCGCCCCCGCCGGAAGTCTCTGACTCACGCTGGCCGCATACGAATATCGATCGCTTTGTGCGCGCGGCGCAAGAGCGCGAGAATCTGACCCCGGTGCGCGATGCAGATCGCCTGACGCTAATTCGTCGCGTGACGTTCGACTTAACCGGCCTGCCGCCAACGCCCGCCGAGGTTGACGCATTCCTCAAGGACGAGTCGGCCAGTGCGTTCGCCACGGTGGTTGATCGCTTGCTCGCTTCACCGCACTTCGGCGAGCGTTGGGCACGGCACTGGTTAGACGTCGTTCACTATGCCGAATCGTCGGGCAAGGACCGCAACATTCCCTATCGCTACGCCTGGCGGTACCGAGATTATGTCATCGACGCGCTAAATTGCGACAAGCCGTACGATCGCTTCATAACGGAGCAAATCGCGGGGGACTTGCTGCCTTCACGAGGCGCCGAGCAGAAAAACGAGCATCTGGTGGCGACCGGCTTGCTGGCGATCGGGCCCAAAGGGGTCAATACGCGAAATGAAGAGCAGTTCGCGATGGACGTCATCGACGACCAGATCGACGTCGTCGGTCGGGCGATGCTGGGAATGACGATCGCGTGTGCCCGCTGCCACGATCATAAGTTCGACCCGATTCCTACGGCGGACTATTACGCCTTGGCGGGCATTTTTCGTAGTACGCAAACGCAGGCGGGGACTGAGGCGGGCAAGAAAGCAGCGCTCGACGCGCGGTTGATCTCGCTGTCCGACACGAGCAATAGCTTGAAGCCGACGAGCGACGAGCTAAAAGCCGAAACGAAACGCCAGCAGGAAATCGCGAAGCTCGAAGCCGAAATCGAACAGATTCGCAAAACAGCCCGTCAAGCGGCAAAGGCGGGCATGCCCAAGGCAAAGGGGAAGAAAGGCGGAGCGCCAAAGGCACAGCCACGAAGCATGCAGGTCAACGCTCAGGCCGTGCGTGACAAGGTCAAGGAGTTGCGCGACGAGATCGAAAAGCTCGAAGGTCAAAAGACGCCGACTCGTAATCTGGCAATGGGAGTCGTCGAATCCTCAACTCCCACCAATTGCCAGGTGTTGGTGCGCGGCGAGATCAAAGATAAGGGGACAGAAGTCCCGCGCGGCGTGCTAACGGTGCTGAAGACTTCTTCGGCCAACCACATCAATCCACGCCGCAGTGGGCGGCTCGAACTGGCTCAATGGATTTCGAGCAAGAGCAACCCGCTCACGGCGCGCGTCATGGCCAACCGCGTCTGGTCGCATCTGTTCGGGCAGGGTCTGGTCGAATCGGTCGATAATTTCGGCGCGCTGGGGAGCGAACCGAGCAATCCGGCGCTACTCGACAACTTGGCGTTTCAGTTCATGAACGACAATTGGTCCGTCAAGAAACTGATTCGCTCGATCGTGCTCAGCCATACGTACCAGTTGAGCAGCGATCACAACGAGGCGAATTACGACCACGATCCGTCGAACGTCAATCTATGGCGCGTCGACCGTCGCCGTCTGGATGCCGAAGAGATTCGCGACGCCATGCTGTACGCCAGCGGCCAGCTCGACCTGGCGCGGCCGACTGGCTCGTATGTCATGGACTTGGACAATGGCCCGGTGCGCGGCAAAGAATTGCAGGGCCTACACAAGGCGACAAACGTGCGCAGCGTGTACCTGCCGATCGTGCGTGGTAATGTGCCCGACTTCTTGCAAGTGTTCGACGCGGCTGATCCCAGCCTGATCGTCGGCAAGCGTGACGTGACGACGGTGCCGACCCAAGCACTCTTCTTGATGAACAACCCGTTTGTGCTCAAGCAATCGGAAGAGATGGCGAAGCGCATCTTGAAAGACAAGGATCACGACCAGGCGACCCGCATTGAGTTGGCGTATCGCCTGGCACTATCACGTTTAGCGACGCAGGAAGAGCACGACGCGGTGGCCAAGTACCTGAACAATTATCGAGCCAAACTTGAGAGTAGCGGCCATAAGGGCAATGCGCAGCTTGCCGCGTGGACCAGCCTGTGCCAGACATTATTCGAATCGGGTGAGTTCCGTTACGTTTATTGA
- a CDS encoding DUF1501 domain-containing protein, protein MFNDLRPAGFSRRDLLKAVSCGFGYLAFSNLAAQASTAETPNALAPKAPHFKSRAKRVIFLFMQGAPSHVDTFDYKPRLQSDDGKTTNGKDRKLMRSPFKFSQHGKSGLWLPEIFPQLANHADDLCLLNSMYTDVGVHPQAVTEMHTGTFRFQRPSMGAWTLYGLGSENSELPGFITINPAGGATSYGSAFLPASYQGIKIDGVQERNGGGRMANIGNSKLTAELQRQQLDLLATLNKDRLQKDGVNTELEGLIQSYELAFRMEGAVPAIMDISNETEATRDAYGIGTKGTDNFGRQCLLARRFAEAGVRFIELGMGGWDQHNNLRAKLTTNARAIDKPIAALLADLKQRDLLKDTLVVWGGEFGRTPTAQRADGRDHNATGFSMWMAGGGVKGGFRHGATDDHGEKAVDKKMHINDLHATMLYLLGLDHTKLTYQYSGRDVRLTDLAGTVAHDIVA, encoded by the coding sequence ATGTTCAACGATCTTCGCCCCGCAGGGTTTTCTCGCCGCGACCTGTTGAAAGCCGTGTCGTGCGGCTTCGGCTACCTGGCATTTTCGAACCTGGCCGCGCAGGCCAGCACGGCCGAAACACCCAATGCGCTAGCGCCAAAGGCACCGCACTTTAAGTCTCGCGCGAAGCGAGTGATCTTCCTGTTCATGCAGGGCGCGCCGTCGCATGTCGATACATTCGACTACAAGCCCCGGCTGCAGTCGGACGATGGAAAAACCACCAACGGCAAAGATCGCAAGCTAATGAGGTCGCCATTCAAGTTCAGCCAGCACGGCAAGTCAGGCCTGTGGCTGCCGGAGATTTTCCCGCAGTTGGCGAATCATGCGGACGATCTTTGCTTGCTCAACAGCATGTACACCGATGTGGGCGTGCATCCGCAGGCTGTCACCGAAATGCACACGGGGACGTTTCGTTTTCAGCGTCCTTCGATGGGAGCCTGGACGCTGTACGGATTGGGAAGCGAAAACTCCGAGCTGCCCGGCTTCATCACCATCAACCCTGCCGGTGGCGCGACGAGCTATGGCAGTGCCTTTCTGCCCGCCTCGTACCAGGGGATCAAGATCGATGGCGTCCAGGAACGCAATGGCGGCGGGCGGATGGCGAACATCGGCAACTCGAAACTGACCGCCGAATTGCAACGTCAGCAGCTCGACCTGTTGGCCACGTTGAACAAGGACCGGCTGCAAAAGGATGGCGTCAACACCGAGCTCGAAGGTTTGATCCAGTCGTACGAACTGGCGTTTCGTATGGAGGGGGCCGTGCCGGCGATCATGGACATCTCGAACGAAACCGAGGCCACGCGCGACGCGTACGGTATCGGCACCAAAGGGACCGACAATTTTGGCCGACAATGCTTGCTTGCGCGGCGCTTCGCCGAAGCCGGCGTCCGCTTCATCGAACTGGGCATGGGAGGTTGGGACCAGCACAACAACCTTCGCGCGAAGCTAACGACCAACGCCCGGGCCATCGACAAGCCGATCGCCGCCCTGTTGGCCGACCTGAAGCAGCGAGATCTGCTGAAGGACACCCTGGTTGTGTGGGGCGGAGAGTTCGGCCGCACTCCCACCGCGCAGCGGGCCGATGGCCGCGACCATAATGCGACCGGGTTTTCGATGTGGATGGCTGGTGGCGGCGTCAAAGGAGGCTTTCGCCACGGCGCCACGGACGATCATGGCGAGAAAGCGGTCGACAAGAAAATGCACATCAACGATTTGCACGCCACGATGCTGTACTTACTCGGCCTGGACCACACCAAGCTGACGTACCAGTACAGCGGTCGCGATGTACGCCTGACCGACCTGGCCGGCACGGTTGCGCACGATATCGTTGCGTGA
- a CDS encoding ThuA domain-containing protein, whose translation MQSMTKLICAVCVLSLSLLWLGVARAEDKPIRALLVIGGCCHDYEKQKDILTQGISARANVEWKIAYDPDKTTAHMNPVYENPDWAAGFDVVVHDECSSDVKDLAVIDRILRPHREGLPGVVLHCGMHCYRSKGYPKDVTPWFEFTGLQSTGHGPQLPIELALIDRDSPILHGLENWTTINEELYNNLTGNLLPTGRILARGTQQVKNRDGKTTPVDAIVAWTNTYREKTKVFATTLGHNNATVEDGRYLDLVTRGLLWSVGKLDAEHLKPAKKVLAD comes from the coding sequence ATGCAATCCATGACGAAACTGATCTGTGCCGTGTGCGTTTTATCCTTATCCCTCTTATGGCTCGGTGTTGCGCGGGCGGAAGATAAGCCGATTCGCGCGTTGCTCGTGATCGGTGGCTGCTGCCACGACTACGAGAAGCAGAAAGATATTCTCACGCAGGGCATCTCGGCGCGAGCCAACGTCGAGTGGAAGATCGCTTACGATCCCGACAAAACCACCGCGCACATGAATCCGGTTTACGAGAATCCGGACTGGGCCGCGGGCTTTGACGTCGTGGTGCATGACGAATGCTCGTCAGACGTCAAGGATCTGGCCGTCATCGACCGGATTCTGCGTCCCCATCGCGAGGGTTTGCCCGGTGTGGTTCTGCACTGCGGGATGCATTGCTACCGAAGCAAGGGTTATCCGAAGGACGTAACTCCGTGGTTTGAGTTTACCGGTCTTCAATCGACCGGCCACGGTCCGCAGTTGCCCATCGAATTGGCTCTGATCGACCGCGACAGCCCGATCCTGCACGGTCTCGAGAATTGGACCACGATCAACGAAGAACTGTACAACAACCTGACCGGCAACCTGCTGCCGACCGGCCGCATCCTGGCGCGTGGCACGCAGCAGGTGAAAAATCGGGATGGGAAGACGACACCTGTCGACGCCATCGTTGCCTGGACCAACACCTATCGCGAGAAGACCAAGGTATTCGCCACGACCCTGGGGCATAACAATGCCACGGTCGAAGATGGCCGATATTTGGACCTCGTGACGCGTGGCCTGCTGTGGTCCGTAGGCAAGCTTGATGCCGAGCATTTGAAGCCAGCGAAGAAGGTGCTCGCCGACTAA